A stretch of the Ostrea edulis chromosome 9, xbOstEdul1.1, whole genome shotgun sequence genome encodes the following:
- the LOC125658914 gene encoding NHL repeat-containing protein 2-like isoform X1, protein MDNIGNILETCMILDQKLSETESIKDRADIILEHIHVVEDKLKVRCPQFEPNLEWMNVSKPLKLEDGLKGKLVVLDFFTYCCINCLHVLPDLAALEDQFTVKDGVVVIGVHSAKFENEKISTNILSAILRHNINHPVVNDKNASLWSDLMIQCWPTFVVLSPNGYILQFYVGEGHRDRLLEFVCQCVMYYKGKDLLSSQDIALQLEKSKRRDTPIKFPGKMCVSEAGRSVVVSDSGHNRVLILSKEGIVQHCVGTSDRGFKDGNFTQCQFHSPQGVVMKGDIIFVADTENHAIRKIDVEKQEVTTIAGLGKPGTDKEGGQPGTQQELSSPWDIVIGPSPDGQLDSVLYIAMAGTHQIWAYFLVDVKWYKGKQYRQGACVAFAGSGSEENRNNNYPNKAAFAQPSGLTLGDIGGDSFLFVADSESSTIRSVSLKDGAVKHVVGGERDPMNLFAYGDKDGSGIDAKLQHPLGVAMVSSSNSLLVADSYNHKLKFVDISRKLCTTVVGTDDDVKLDEPGGICVEEGSGVAYIADTNNHIIRILNLKDRTFSQLPVIFSNNAVDSLNTKLSDILKPGKEPEKNEIKYVAPGSEVKVSLLLNMPDGNHLTDEAPSRWTAVIHGTFDSQSNQAVNPLFTQKDAISEKSPQHLFSWKVPVFTKSDLFIYLKCKLFYCDESKVCRMKEKVYLQECSIQSNIEDASCEVQFKLCV, encoded by the exons ATTTAGAATGGATGAATGTAAGCAAACCCTTAAAGCTGGAAGATGGGCTGAAAGGTAAACTGGTGGTTCTAGATTTTTTCACTTATTGCTGCATCAATTGTCTTCATGTTCTACCAGACCTTGCTGCTTTAGAGGACCAGTTTACAGTCAAAGATGGTGTGGTTGTCATAGGTGTTCATTCAGCAAAGTttgaaaatgagaaaatttCTACAAACATTTTGAGTGCCATATTACGCCATAACATCAACCACCCTGTAGTGAATGATAAGAATGCTTCTCTCTGGAGTGATTTAATGATTCAGTGCTGGCCAACTTTTGTGGTTTTAAGTCCGAATGGATACATCCTCCAGTTTTATGTAGGGGAGGGGCACAGAGACAGACTGCTGGAGTTTGTATGTCAATGTGTGATGTACTATAAGGGTAAAGACTTACTGAGTAGTCAGGACATAGCCCTACAGTTAGAGAAAAGTAAGAGAAGAGACACTCCAATAAAGTTCCCCGGAAAAATGTGTGTTAGTGAAGCAGGGAGGAGTGTAGTGGTCAGTGATAGTGGACACAACAGGGTGCTGATACTGTCCAAGGAAGGCATTGTTCAG CACTGTGTGGGGACATCTGACAGAGGATTTAAGGACGGAAACTTTACACAATGCCAGTTTCATTCTCCGCAGGGTGTAGTCATGAAGGGTGACATCATCTTTGTAGCAGACACAGAAAACCATGCCATTAGAAAA ATAGATGTGGAAAAGCAGGAAGTGACAACAATAGCAGGACTGGGTAAACCTGGGACAGACAAGGAGGGAGGACAACCTGGTACTCAGCAGGAGTTGTCTTCTCCTTGGGATATTGTTATTGGCCCCTCACCAG ATGGACAGCTGGATTCCGTGTTGTACATAGCAATGGCTGGCACACATCAAATTTGGGCCTATTTTCTTGTTGATGTGAAATGGTACAAAGGGAA GCAGTACAGACAGGGGGCGTGTGTAGCCTTTGCTGGTAGTGGCAGTGAGGAAAATAGAAACAATAACTATCCAAACAAGGCAGCATTTGCCCAGCCATCTGGTCTGACACTGGGTGACATAGGGGGAGACAGCTTTCTGTTTGTGGCAGACAGTGAGAGCTCTACAATAAGGAGTGTATCCCTGAAAGACGGGGCTGTCAAACATGTTGTAGGGGGAGAGAGGGACCCAATG AACCTATTTGCATATGGAGATAAAGATGGTAGTGGGATCGATGCTAAGTTACAGCACCCACTTGGTGTTGCCATGGTATCCAGCTCTAATTCTCTTCTGGTTGCAGATTCCTACAACCATAAg TTGAAGTTTGTTGACATCAGCAGAAAACTATGTACGACTGTGGTGGGGACAGATGATGATGTGAAATTAGATGAACCTGGGGGTATCTGTGTGGAGGAGGGCTCAGGGGTCGCTTATATTGCTGACACTAATAACCATATCATCAGAATACTGAATCTAAAGGACAGAACATTCTCCCAG CTGCCAGTTATTTTCTCAAATAATGCAGTAGACAGTCTGAACACTAAATTGTCAGACATTTTGAAACCAGGAAAAGAGccagaaaaaaatgaaattaaatatgtTGCCCCTGgttcagaggtcaaggtcagcCTCCTTTTGAATATGCCAGATGGGAATCATTTGACTGATGAAGCTCCAAGCAGATGGACTGCTGTGATACATGGTACATTTG attCTCAGAGTAATCAGGCAGTAAACCCACTCTTTACTCAAAAGGATGCCATCTCTGAAAAATCTCCACAGCATCTTTTTTCTTGGAAAGTGCCAGTTTTCACAAAAtctgatttgtttatttacttGAAATGTAAATTATTCTATTGTGATGAAAGTAAAGTATGCCGTATGAAGGAGAAAGTTTATCTACAAGAATGTAGTATTCAAAGTAACATTGAGGATGCTAGTTGTGAAGTACAGTTCAAACTGTGTGTGTAA
- the LOC125658914 gene encoding NHL repeat-containing protein 2-like isoform X2, whose protein sequence is MDNIGNILETCMILDQKLSETESIKDRADIILEHIHVVEDKLKVRCPQFEPNLEWMNVSKPLKLEDGLKGKLVVLDFFTYCCINCLHVLPDLAALEDQFTVKDGVVVIGVHSAKFENEKISTNILSAILRHNINHPVVNDKNASLWSDLMIQCWPTFVVLSPNGYILQFYVGEGHRDRLLEFVCQCVMYYKGKDLLSSQDIALQLEKSKRRDTPIKFPGKMCVSEAGRSVVVSDSGHNRVLILSKEGIVQHCVGTSDRGFKDGNFTQCQFHSPQGVVMKGDIIFVADTENHAIRKIDVEKQEVTTIAGLGKPGTDKEGGQPGTQQELSSPWDIVIGPSPDGQLDSVLYIAMAGTHQIWAYFLVDVKWYKGKQYRQGACVAFAGSGSEENRNNNYPNKAAFAQPSGLTLGDIGGDSFLFVADSESSTIRSVSLKDGAVKHVVGGERDPMNLFAYGDKDGSGIDAKLQHPLGVAMVSSSNSLLVADSYNHKLKFVDISRKLCTTVVGTDDDVKLDEPGGICVEEGSGVAYIADTNNHIIRILNLKDRTFSQLPVIFSNNAVDSLNTKLSDILKPGKEPEKNEIKYVAPGSEVKVSLLLNMPDGNHLTDEAPSRWTAVIHDSQSNQAVNPLFTQKDAISEKSPQHLFSWKVPVFTKSDLFIYLKCKLFYCDESKVCRMKEKVYLQECSIQSNIEDASCEVQFKLCV, encoded by the exons ATTTAGAATGGATGAATGTAAGCAAACCCTTAAAGCTGGAAGATGGGCTGAAAGGTAAACTGGTGGTTCTAGATTTTTTCACTTATTGCTGCATCAATTGTCTTCATGTTCTACCAGACCTTGCTGCTTTAGAGGACCAGTTTACAGTCAAAGATGGTGTGGTTGTCATAGGTGTTCATTCAGCAAAGTttgaaaatgagaaaatttCTACAAACATTTTGAGTGCCATATTACGCCATAACATCAACCACCCTGTAGTGAATGATAAGAATGCTTCTCTCTGGAGTGATTTAATGATTCAGTGCTGGCCAACTTTTGTGGTTTTAAGTCCGAATGGATACATCCTCCAGTTTTATGTAGGGGAGGGGCACAGAGACAGACTGCTGGAGTTTGTATGTCAATGTGTGATGTACTATAAGGGTAAAGACTTACTGAGTAGTCAGGACATAGCCCTACAGTTAGAGAAAAGTAAGAGAAGAGACACTCCAATAAAGTTCCCCGGAAAAATGTGTGTTAGTGAAGCAGGGAGGAGTGTAGTGGTCAGTGATAGTGGACACAACAGGGTGCTGATACTGTCCAAGGAAGGCATTGTTCAG CACTGTGTGGGGACATCTGACAGAGGATTTAAGGACGGAAACTTTACACAATGCCAGTTTCATTCTCCGCAGGGTGTAGTCATGAAGGGTGACATCATCTTTGTAGCAGACACAGAAAACCATGCCATTAGAAAA ATAGATGTGGAAAAGCAGGAAGTGACAACAATAGCAGGACTGGGTAAACCTGGGACAGACAAGGAGGGAGGACAACCTGGTACTCAGCAGGAGTTGTCTTCTCCTTGGGATATTGTTATTGGCCCCTCACCAG ATGGACAGCTGGATTCCGTGTTGTACATAGCAATGGCTGGCACACATCAAATTTGGGCCTATTTTCTTGTTGATGTGAAATGGTACAAAGGGAA GCAGTACAGACAGGGGGCGTGTGTAGCCTTTGCTGGTAGTGGCAGTGAGGAAAATAGAAACAATAACTATCCAAACAAGGCAGCATTTGCCCAGCCATCTGGTCTGACACTGGGTGACATAGGGGGAGACAGCTTTCTGTTTGTGGCAGACAGTGAGAGCTCTACAATAAGGAGTGTATCCCTGAAAGACGGGGCTGTCAAACATGTTGTAGGGGGAGAGAGGGACCCAATG AACCTATTTGCATATGGAGATAAAGATGGTAGTGGGATCGATGCTAAGTTACAGCACCCACTTGGTGTTGCCATGGTATCCAGCTCTAATTCTCTTCTGGTTGCAGATTCCTACAACCATAAg TTGAAGTTTGTTGACATCAGCAGAAAACTATGTACGACTGTGGTGGGGACAGATGATGATGTGAAATTAGATGAACCTGGGGGTATCTGTGTGGAGGAGGGCTCAGGGGTCGCTTATATTGCTGACACTAATAACCATATCATCAGAATACTGAATCTAAAGGACAGAACATTCTCCCAG CTGCCAGTTATTTTCTCAAATAATGCAGTAGACAGTCTGAACACTAAATTGTCAGACATTTTGAAACCAGGAAAAGAGccagaaaaaaatgaaattaaatatgtTGCCCCTGgttcagaggtcaaggtcagcCTCCTTTTGAATATGCCAGATGGGAATCATTTGACTGATGAAGCTCCAAGCAGATGGACTGCTGTGATACATG attCTCAGAGTAATCAGGCAGTAAACCCACTCTTTACTCAAAAGGATGCCATCTCTGAAAAATCTCCACAGCATCTTTTTTCTTGGAAAGTGCCAGTTTTCACAAAAtctgatttgtttatttacttGAAATGTAAATTATTCTATTGTGATGAAAGTAAAGTATGCCGTATGAAGGAGAAAGTTTATCTACAAGAATGTAGTATTCAAAGTAACATTGAGGATGCTAGTTGTGAAGTACAGTTCAAACTGTGTGTGTAA